Proteins from a genomic interval of Methanoplanus endosymbiosus:
- a CDS encoding histidine kinase N-terminal 7TM domain-containing protein encodes MNFASVVFLFTGILGFILISFVLGKKPSRTSNAFILLLLAVSYYSITYGIELALTDPELILLMIRIEYFGIVFIPPLWLIFVLTYTRHRDVLNFPVYVLFFTIPVVTLITVNSGYLIPLLYQSVNFVRYGDLLLLSISPGLVYLLSALYFILAFISGILILSDFLPGTHGLIKKQVTIIIYGAIITLAAYIAYIFILGPYYHIDISPLAFLSVSVITFWALFRYRLFSLTPVAYDLVFNAIPSGVLIVDNYGYVIGANDSADKFLRCNVQDDSGKVLSEYCSKWPEFDGYINGLLKDVPVSSEEEIVFQYDDFRKTVNIQTTPLKDRYGHNEGLIIILLDVTERRNAEATLRKSEERFRNLFLQSPVAYQSLNSDGKIIEINPEWSSILGYNREEVLGKSLACFFSERTRHHFRDYFRAFSGEDLIYRELELVHKGGQLVTVIISGRIQRDPEGNFVRTHCILYDITERKKSEESLYQANKKLNLLSGITRHDILNQLTILKGYQDLSREHLSNTADPDSLLIKYLDKESNAAEIIHQQIKFTEDYQDIGIQSPRWQNVKIIFSRSVQYINSNGVSILVDVGNIEIYADPLLEKVFYNLVENALHYGEKLTYISLSLKTEDDCLILILEDDGIGIPEKEKENIFNRRYFRNTGLGMFLSREILSITGIEIKETGIPGEGARFEIIVPKGTYRLEADN; translated from the coding sequence ATGAATTTTGCATCAGTTGTTTTTCTGTTCACCGGAATTCTGGGTTTTATCCTGATATCCTTTGTTCTAGGGAAAAAACCATCCAGAACTTCCAATGCTTTTATACTCCTTTTACTGGCAGTATCGTACTACTCAATTACATATGGAATTGAACTGGCACTTACTGATCCGGAACTGATACTGCTGATGATCCGGATTGAATACTTCGGGATTGTATTCATACCTCCGCTGTGGCTGATATTTGTCTTAACTTACACACGGCACAGGGATGTACTCAATTTTCCGGTTTACGTATTATTTTTCACAATTCCGGTTGTGACTCTGATCACTGTAAATTCCGGCTATCTCATACCTCTGCTGTATCAGTCTGTGAATTTTGTAAGGTATGGAGATCTGCTGCTGCTTTCAATCAGTCCGGGGCTTGTATATCTTCTCAGTGCCTTATATTTTATACTGGCATTTATATCCGGAATTTTGATTCTTTCTGATTTTCTGCCCGGAACTCATGGCCTGATTAAGAAACAGGTGACGATTATAATTTATGGGGCTATAATTACACTTGCTGCATATATTGCTTATATCTTTATTTTAGGGCCTTACTACCATATTGATATCTCACCACTCGCTTTTCTGTCTGTATCAGTTATCACTTTCTGGGCGTTATTCCGGTACAGGCTCTTCTCTCTCACCCCTGTTGCATATGACCTGGTGTTCAATGCAATTCCTTCAGGTGTGCTGATAGTTGATAATTACGGCTATGTTATTGGTGCAAATGACTCCGCGGATAAGTTTCTGAGATGTAATGTCCAGGACGATTCCGGGAAGGTTCTATCTGAATACTGCTCAAAATGGCCGGAATTTGATGGCTACATAAATGGTCTTCTGAAGGATGTTCCTGTCAGTAGTGAAGAGGAGATCGTTTTTCAGTATGATGACTTCAGAAAGACAGTCAATATTCAGACAACTCCGTTAAAGGACAGGTACGGACATAATGAGGGATTAATAATTATACTGCTGGATGTAACTGAACGCAGAAATGCAGAGGCTACATTACGGAAGAGTGAGGAAAGATTCAGGAATCTCTTTCTGCAGTCACCTGTAGCTTATCAGTCGCTGAACAGTGACGGTAAAATAATTGAGATAAATCCCGAATGGAGCAGTATTTTGGGGTATAACAGAGAAGAGGTACTGGGTAAATCCCTTGCCTGTTTCTTTTCAGAGAGAACCAGACATCATTTCAGAGATTATTTCAGGGCATTTTCAGGTGAGGATTTGATATACAGAGAACTTGAACTTGTCCATAAGGGCGGGCAGTTGGTTACGGTGATAATATCCGGGCGCATACAGCGCGATCCTGAAGGGAATTTTGTACGGACACACTGTATTCTGTATGATATAACTGAGAGGAAGAAGAGTGAAGAATCCCTCTATCAGGCTAATAAAAAACTGAACCTCCTCTCCGGAATAACCCGTCATGACATCTTAAATCAGCTTACAATACTGAAGGGTTATCAGGATTTATCCAGGGAACATCTCAGCAATACAGCTGATCCGGACTCTCTGCTTATTAAATATCTTGATAAAGAATCTAATGCGGCAGAGATTATTCATCAGCAGATTAAATTTACGGAAGATTATCAGGATATTGGTATTCAGTCTCCCAGATGGCAGAATGTTAAAATTATATTTTCCAGGTCCGTTCAGTATATTAATTCAAATGGTGTGAGTATTCTTGTGGATGTCGGAAATATTGAAATATATGCCGATCCTCTTCTGGAGAAGGTATTTTACAATCTTGTTGAAAATGCCCTTCATTATGGGGAGAAACTGACCTATATTTCCCTGTCGTTAAAAACAGAGGATGACTGTCTGATTCTAATCCTTGAGGATGATGGTATAGGAATTCCTGAGAAGGAGAAGGAGAATATTTTCAACCGGAGATATTTCAGAAATACGGGGCTTGGGATGTTTTTATCGCGGGAGATTCTCTCAATTACGGGCATTGAGATAAAGGAGACAGGCATTCCGGGTGAAGGGGCAAGGTTTGAGATTATAGTTCCAAAAGGAACATACCGTTTAGAGGCTGATAACTGA
- a CDS encoding NAD(P)/FAD-dependent oxidoreductase: protein MAEKIKGAIIQRDRETYAIVPRSPAGIVTPENLEEIAKTVRKYGIPIIKMTSGQRMVLVGIKEEDIDNVKTDLGMPIGEATAPCLHYVQTCPGTAVCKYGNQDSLSLGLEIEKLYQNLNLHAKLKFGVSGCPRCCGESYVRDIGIFGSGKGWTVTFGGNSGGRPRIGDVIAKNITKDEVLDLTKRLLEYYKMNGKPGERTARFMERIGFDALKSELLTTIPYIELE from the coding sequence ATGGCTGAAAAAATCAAAGGAGCAATAATCCAGAGAGATAGAGAGACCTACGCAATTGTCCCCAGAAGTCCGGCAGGGATAGTCACTCCTGAAAATCTTGAAGAGATCGCAAAGACTGTCAGAAAATATGGAATTCCGATCATAAAGATGACATCCGGACAGAGAATGGTGCTGGTGGGGATTAAGGAAGAAGATATTGACAATGTCAAAACAGACCTCGGTATGCCAATAGGAGAAGCTACCGCACCCTGCCTTCATTATGTACAGACCTGTCCGGGAACAGCAGTATGCAAGTACGGAAACCAGGACTCACTTTCACTTGGTCTTGAGATTGAAAAGCTGTATCAGAATCTCAATCTTCACGCAAAATTAAAATTCGGTGTATCCGGATGTCCAAGATGCTGTGGTGAGAGTTATGTCCGTGATATAGGGATATTTGGCTCAGGCAAGGGATGGACTGTAACATTCGGTGGCAATTCAGGCGGAAGGCCAAGAATCGGCGATGTAATTGCAAAGAATATTACAAAGGATGAGGTACTGGACCTGACAAAACGCCTGCTTGAATATTACAAAATGAATGGAAAACCCGGAGAGAGGACAGCACGCTTCATGGAGAGAATCGGATTTGATGCACTTAAGAGTGAACTGCTGACCACAATTCCATACATTGAGCTGGAGTAA